The following are encoded together in the Vibrio zhugei genome:
- the solA gene encoding N-methyl-L-tryptophan oxidase has translation MQYDVIVVGAGSMGMAAGYFLAKHGQRVLLLDAFDPPHSHASHHGETRIIRHAYGEGKDYVPLALRAQTLWEELEHQSQQSIFLKTGVLNIGERTRPFISTLIASAEEYQLPIEVLSAEQANARYPGLALPSEFVAVLESTSGVLRCEKAIEAYRQLAQEQGAELNTYSRVSDINVLQNSVIVTAKGKEFSAKKLVVSVGAWSNDLLKMLDLDLPLSPVRKTFAWYDAPDELYGEGHFPAFSWDIPEGMYYGFPSIDGAGLKIGRHDQGEPHEPNTPLVPFSQAQDTSDLNQLLSRYMPQVGPFHVGKTCMYTRTPDEHFIIDHHPKYSHVMIASGFSGHGFKFASVIGEVLTDMVLDKSPDFDLSLFSIERFQPD, from the coding sequence ATGCAATACGATGTGATTGTAGTTGGAGCAGGGTCGATGGGAATGGCCGCCGGCTATTTCTTAGCGAAACACGGTCAGCGTGTGTTGTTATTGGATGCCTTTGATCCCCCTCATTCTCATGCTAGCCACCATGGAGAAACCCGCATCATTCGTCATGCTTACGGAGAGGGAAAGGATTATGTGCCGTTAGCGTTGCGAGCACAAACATTATGGGAAGAGTTAGAACACCAGTCTCAGCAGTCAATTTTTTTGAAAACCGGTGTGCTTAACATCGGTGAGCGAACACGGCCGTTCATTTCAACGCTCATTGCCAGCGCCGAAGAGTATCAATTACCTATTGAAGTATTGAGTGCCGAACAAGCGAATGCGCGATATCCAGGTTTAGCGCTTCCGTCAGAGTTTGTCGCCGTTCTAGAATCGACGTCAGGGGTCTTACGGTGTGAAAAGGCCATTGAAGCGTATCGTCAGTTAGCTCAGGAGCAAGGCGCAGAGCTAAACACTTATTCTCGGGTTAGCGATATTAACGTCTTACAAAATTCGGTCATCGTGACAGCCAAAGGGAAAGAATTTAGCGCAAAAAAATTGGTGGTCTCAGTTGGAGCATGGTCTAACGATTTATTGAAGATGCTAGACCTTGATCTTCCTCTTTCTCCTGTACGGAAAACATTTGCTTGGTATGATGCGCCTGATGAGCTCTACGGAGAGGGGCATTTTCCTGCATTCTCTTGGGACATTCCTGAGGGTATGTATTATGGCTTTCCAAGTATTGATGGTGCTGGATTGAAAATAGGGCGTCACGATCAAGGGGAACCCCATGAACCCAACACTCCGCTCGTGCCGTTTTCTCAAGCGCAAGATACTTCCGATCTCAATCAGTTGTTGAGTCGATATATGCCGCAAGTTGGGCCGTTCCATGTCGGTAAAACGTGTATGTACACACGAACTCCCGATGAACATTTTATTATTGATCATCACCCCAAGTATTCGCATGTCATGATTGCCTCTGGCTTTTCAGGTCATGGTTTTAAATTTGCGAGTGTCATCGGTGAAGTATTAACGGACATGGTGCTCGATAAATCTCCTGATTTTGATCTGTCGCTATTTTCCATCGAGCGTTTTCAGCCAGATTAA
- a CDS encoding TRAP transporter large permease, whose product MGIETLTLVLLACIMVAFILGAQVGMALGGIAMGVGYLSWGDAVFNIVPSTVESTFFNFTLLAIPLYIYMGQLLTRSGIGDAMFNASQLAIGKLRGSLAISVIGVCSMIGAMVGIIGAGIMTSSSIALKPMMDRGYDKKLALGVIMAGGSLGILIPPSIPMIMFASATQSSVGKMFLGAMVPALITIVLLISYVIISCRLRPERAPLDQDNDFEMPKGVEVMRTIRDGASSLALIVVVLGSIIMGVATPTESGALGVMGALLLAILFKRFKPEMVARASKQTAVLVSVAMWIMVGASVFSNFHLLMGVQGMVSQFAAGLDMPPIVIIMMFQVIMILLGFIIDEYIIVLMCAPIFTPVAVSLGYDPIWFGVLMILNIVIAVQTPPYGFALFYLKGIAPKGVTMMDLYKAVLPFISIQVLVLMIVMCFPQLVTWLPNLVMSP is encoded by the coding sequence ATGGGCATTGAGACACTCACTTTAGTATTACTGGCTTGTATCATGGTCGCCTTTATTTTAGGCGCTCAGGTTGGTATGGCATTGGGCGGCATTGCGATGGGCGTGGGTTATCTTTCTTGGGGCGATGCCGTATTTAATATTGTGCCTTCGACGGTAGAAAGCACGTTTTTCAATTTCACACTATTGGCGATTCCCCTGTATATCTACATGGGACAACTGTTAACGCGTTCTGGTATTGGTGATGCCATGTTTAATGCCAGTCAATTAGCAATAGGTAAACTGCGTGGCTCACTGGCGATCAGCGTTATTGGCGTCTGTTCAATGATTGGCGCTATGGTGGGGATCATTGGGGCAGGGATCATGACCTCAAGCAGTATTGCACTCAAACCGATGATGGATCGTGGCTACGATAAAAAACTGGCCTTAGGTGTGATCATGGCGGGGGGATCGTTGGGGATTTTGATCCCGCCAAGCATTCCTATGATTATGTTTGCCTCTGCTACGCAAAGTTCTGTCGGAAAAATGTTCTTAGGGGCGATGGTTCCAGCGCTGATAACCATTGTTCTTCTGATCAGTTATGTGATCATTTCCTGCCGTTTGCGTCCGGAGCGCGCGCCCTTAGATCAAGATAATGATTTCGAGATGCCAAAAGGAGTCGAGGTGATGCGCACCATCCGCGATGGGGCCTCATCGTTGGCACTAATCGTCGTAGTGCTTGGCAGTATCATCATGGGAGTCGCCACCCCAACAGAGTCCGGAGCGCTTGGCGTCATGGGGGCACTTCTCTTAGCCATTTTATTTAAACGCTTTAAACCGGAGATGGTTGCTCGAGCCAGTAAACAAACGGCTGTGTTAGTCAGTGTCGCGATGTGGATTATGGTTGGCGCTTCTGTATTCAGCAATTTCCATTTACTGATGGGCGTACAAGGCATGGTGTCGCAATTTGCTGCGGGCTTAGACATGCCTCCCATTGTGATTATTATGATGTTTCAAGTGATCATGATATTGCTTGGGTTCATTATCGATGAGTACATTATTGTGCTGATGTGCGCGCCTATTTTTACACCAGTAGCCGTATCCTTAGGCTATGATCCGATATGGTTTGGCGTGCTCATGATATTAAATATTGTCATTGCGGTACAAACTCCGCCGTATGGGTTCGCTCTTTTTTATCTTAAAGGTATTGCACCTAAAGGTGTGACCATGATGGATTTATATAAAGCCGTACTGCCATTTATTTCCATTCAAGTGTTGGTCTTAATGATTGTGATGTGTTTCCCCCAATTAGTCACTTGGCTACCAAACTTAGTCATGAGTCCATAA
- a CDS encoding YceI family protein — protein MINSLKTFTCGAALFGLASMSGVASAETYQLDPGHTSVVASWSHFGYSHPVATFDGVTGTLVFDKDEPEEASVKVSIPIKTIDSGVPALNKEFQNKTYFDVGHYPDATFVSDKVVATGDKTYDVHGKLTMKGHTEPVTLKVTMNGQGEHPMAKVPAIGFDATTTIQRSKFGIDKYVPNVSDDVEIRITTEGAASK, from the coding sequence ATGATAAATTCGTTAAAGACATTCACATGTGGGGCGGCTCTGTTTGGGTTAGCGAGTATGAGCGGTGTCGCTAGTGCAGAGACGTATCAACTGGATCCTGGGCATACGAGTGTTGTCGCATCTTGGAGTCACTTTGGTTACTCTCATCCGGTCGCGACTTTTGATGGTGTCACTGGTACCTTGGTGTTTGATAAGGACGAACCTGAAGAGGCTTCAGTAAAGGTCTCGATCCCGATAAAAACGATCGATAGTGGAGTCCCAGCGCTTAATAAAGAATTTCAAAACAAAACGTATTTTGATGTTGGCCATTATCCTGACGCGACATTTGTTAGCGATAAGGTAGTAGCAACGGGAGATAAAACCTACGATGTGCATGGCAAACTGACGATGAAAGGGCATACCGAGCCTGTGACATTGAAAGTCACCATGAATGGTCAAGGCGAGCACCCAATGGCGAAAGTGCCCGCGATTGGCTTTGATGCCACAACGACGATTCAACGCTCGAAGTTCGGCATTGATAAATACGTACCGAATGTCAGTGATGACGTAGAGATTCGCATCACCACCGAAGGTGCCGCATCTAAGTAA
- a CDS encoding 5-methyltetrahydropteroyltriglutamate--homocysteine S-methyltransferase: MSGQAPFRADVVGSFLRPKYLHQARQEFAEGKLIQAELTDVENKAIKELVAQQKALGLSVITDGEFRRSWWHLDFMWGLGGVEKVRIGEGYTFATVKSRAESAALTGKITGENHPFIDHFNYLKQFSEEGVVPRLTIPAPAQFLKELEREPNRAQTRAVYPNKEELFADIVKAYQTIIQDVYAAGCRNLQLDDCTWGMLTDPKFQQTAGQLVEACGCGDDHHFDTPTALNEILNTHLRINNAALAGAPDDLVLTTHVCRGNFRSTWAASGGYESVAEVLLGQLNVDAFYLEFDTERAGDFTPLRHLAADKKVVLGLISSKVPELESAEVVIARIQEASEYVPLKNLYLSTQCGFASTEEGNELTEAQQWAKIELVQAIAKRVWQD, from the coding sequence ATGTCTGGTCAAGCGCCATTTCGCGCCGACGTTGTTGGTAGCTTTTTACGTCCTAAGTACCTTCACCAAGCGCGCCAAGAATTTGCTGAAGGAAAACTGATTCAAGCCGAGCTGACGGACGTTGAAAATAAAGCGATTAAAGAATTAGTGGCTCAGCAAAAAGCATTAGGTTTATCAGTGATTACTGATGGAGAGTTTCGACGCAGCTGGTGGCATCTCGATTTTATGTGGGGGCTGGGTGGGGTTGAAAAAGTGCGCATTGGTGAGGGCTATACGTTTGCGACTGTAAAATCGCGGGCGGAAAGTGCGGCTCTGACCGGAAAGATTACGGGTGAGAACCATCCTTTTATTGACCATTTTAATTATCTGAAACAGTTTTCTGAAGAAGGTGTGGTCCCTCGGTTAACCATTCCCGCTCCGGCTCAATTTCTCAAAGAATTGGAGCGAGAGCCTAATCGCGCTCAGACGCGAGCAGTGTATCCTAATAAGGAAGAACTCTTTGCAGATATCGTGAAGGCATATCAAACCATCATCCAAGATGTGTACGCTGCTGGCTGTCGAAATCTGCAGTTGGATGATTGTACTTGGGGAATGCTGACCGACCCTAAATTCCAGCAAACGGCAGGTCAATTAGTGGAGGCTTGTGGATGCGGTGATGATCACCACTTCGATACGCCCACCGCTCTTAACGAGATTTTGAATACGCACCTACGCATTAATAATGCGGCATTAGCGGGCGCGCCAGATGATTTAGTGCTGACGACACATGTGTGTCGTGGGAACTTTCGCTCGACGTGGGCGGCAAGTGGGGGGTACGAATCCGTTGCTGAAGTCTTGTTGGGTCAATTGAATGTTGATGCTTTTTATTTAGAGTTTGATACCGAGCGTGCAGGGGATTTTACGCCTTTGCGCCATTTAGCCGCAGATAAAAAAGTGGTGTTGGGTTTAATTTCATCGAAAGTACCTGAGCTTGAATCGGCCGAGGTGGTCATTGCCCGTATTCAAGAAGCGAGTGAGTATGTGCCGTTGAAGAATTTGTACCTCAGTACACAATGTGGTTTTGCGTCTACGGAAGAAGGGAATGAACTCACCGAAGCACAGCAATGGGCTAAAATCGAGCTAGTACAAGCGATCGCGAAGCGAGTATGGCAAGACTAA